A segment of the Lycium barbarum isolate Lr01 chromosome 7, ASM1917538v2, whole genome shotgun sequence genome:
TTGCCACTATCCAACCCTTCCCTCGCCTATGCTGCCAAGATAAGCATCTCTACTACAAATCCTACCATCGACTTAACCATGTCAAACCCTCCATATGCTGGCACTTTCTACCAAGTACCCGATGCTAGCCATCCTTTAAATATCGCACCCTCATACCAAACCCCGCCACCGACTTACATTAATCCTATCACTTACCCAAGGCCAACCTACACCAACCCTGCCACTCATCAAAACCCAAATATCTACACAAATCTTCCCCCTTCTCAAAACACTAACACTTTCCAAAATCTCCTTGCACACTCTGAACTAGGCCACTACGAGGAGACGGAAAAATGCTGGAGAGCCGAACAGGACAGGCACTACAAAGAGATGGAATGCAAAGTGGCCGAGATGCTTGAACAATCCGCAAGAGCCACTTGTAAGGCGACTGGTCTAAGATATGACGATCTCTGCATGCATCCAGATTTGGATTTGTTGAAAGGTTTCAAGGTGCCCAGATTTGAAATGTTCAACGGAACTAGAAACTCCAAGCCCCACTTGCGATCTTATTGTGATCAACTGATCAGGGTAAAGAAGAACCAAGCTCTGATCATGAGGCAATTGAGTCAAAGATTGACTGGGGAAGCCCTGGAAAGGTTCACCACACAAGATTTG
Coding sequences within it:
- the LOC132603313 gene encoding uncharacterized protein LOC132603313, with the protein product MTGIAESVSQGNNGLHVDVITFLFKKMNDLQEKVKHAKTATVANFPPVNLWKPPPHFPLLSLPLSNPSLAYAAKISISTTNPTIDLTMSNPPYAGTFYQVPDASHPLNIAPSYQTPPPTYINPITYPRPTYTNPATHQNPNIYTNLPPSQNTNTFQNLLAHSELGHYEETEKCWRAEQDRHYKEMECKVAEMLEQSARATCKATGLRYDDLCMHPDLDLLKGFKVPRFEMFNGTRNSKPHLRSYCDQLIRVKKNQALIMRQLSQRLTGEALERFTTQDLRQWITWENMAESFMKRFQFNIDTVLDRYYLKRVKQKPMENVREYVVQWRVEVALVQPPMSEDELTTAFIGVQNPEYYDRMLCIMGQKFSEIIKMGKALEDGFKTRKSQTVLHYELLAVTSWKFCIVVL